A region of Etheostoma cragini isolate CJK2018 chromosome 2, CSU_Ecrag_1.0, whole genome shotgun sequence DNA encodes the following proteins:
- the camk2d2 gene encoding calcium/calmodulin-dependent protein kinase type II delta 2 chain isoform X5, protein MALTICTRFTDEYQLFEELGKGAFSVVRRCVKISSGQEFAAKIINTKKLSARDHQKLEREARICRLLKHTNIVRLHDSISEEGFHYLVFDLVTGGELFEDIVAREYYSEADASHCIQQILESVHHCHVNGIVHRDLKPENLLLASKLKGAAVKLADFGLAIEVQGDQQAWFGFAGTPGYLSPEVLRKDPYGKPVDMWACGVILYILLVGYPPFWDEDQHRLYQQIKAGAYDFPSPEWDTVTPEAKDLINKMLTINPSKRITAAEALKHPWICQRSTVASMMHRQETVECLKKFNARRKLKGAILTTLLVTRNFSAAKSLLNKKADGVKEPQTTVIHNPVDGNKESIESANTTIEDDDVKAVHLGSLVSGILSSKSRSSQMSDSRQTPTSSVQTCTNNNKARKQEIIKVTEQLIESINNGDFESYAKICDPGLTSFEPEALGNLVEGHDFHRFYFENALSKGNKPVHTILLNPHVHLIGENAACIAYIRLTQYMDTSGMPRTMQSEETRVWHRRDGKWQNIHFHRSGSPSIPSH, encoded by the exons ggGCGCATTCTCTGTGGTCAGGAGGTGTGTGAAGATCTCCTCTGGACAGGAATTTGCTGCAAAAATCATCAACACTAAGAAGCTTTCTGCCAGAG atcATCAAAAGCTGGAACGAGAGGCGAGGATTTGTCGTTTACTGAAGCACACCAACATCG TACGACTTCATGACAGCATATCAGAAGAGGGTTTCCACTATCTGGTGTTTGATCT GGTGACAGGAGGAGAGCTGTTTGAGGACATTGTAGCCAGGGAGTACTACAGTGAGGCGGATGCCAG CCACTGCATACAGCAGATCCTCGAGAGTGTCCATCACTGCCATGTTAATGGGATCGTCCACAGGGATCTGAAG CCTGAGAACCTTCTATTGGCCAGTAAGCTGAAGGGGGCGGCGGTCAAGTTGGCTGACTTTGGGCTGGCTATCGAGGTGCAGGGGGACCAGCAGGCATGGTTTG GTTTTGCCGGCACCCCGGGCTACTTGTCTCCGGAGGTTTTGAGGAAAGACCCATATGGGAAGCCAGTGGACATGTGGGCCTGTg GTGTGATTTTATATATCCTGCTGGTGGGCTACCCTCCCTTCTGGGATGAGGACCAACACCGCCTGTACCAACAAATCAAGGCAGGGGCCTATGAT ttccCATCCCCAGAGTGGGACACTGTAACTCCTGAGGCCAAAGATCTGATCAACAAGATGCTAACAATCAACCCCAGTAAACGCATCACTGCCGCAGAGGCCCTAAAACATCCCTGGATCTGC CAACGGTCCACTGTAGCTTCCATGATGCACAGGCAGGAGACTGTGGAGTGCTTGAAGAAATTCAACGCTAGGAGAAAACTCAAG GGAGCCATATTGACCACTTTGCTGGTCACAAGAAACTTCTCAG CAGCCAAGAGTTTGCTCAACAAGAAGGCAGATGGTGTTAAG gaACCACAGACAACTGTGATCCACAACCCCGTGGATGGAAATAAG GAGTCCATTGAGAGTGCCAACACCACCATTGAGGATGATGATGTAAAAG CCGTTCATCTGGGCAGCTTAGTGAGTGGTATCTTGAGCTCTAAGAGCCGTTCCTCACAGATGTCTGACTCAAGACAAACTCCCACCTCCTCAGTTCAGA CTTGCACCAATAACAATAAAG CTCGCAAACAGGAAATTATCAAAGTCACTGAGCAGTTGATTGAGTCTATCAACAATGGAGACTTTGAGTCCTATGC GAAGATTTGTGATCCTGGTCTTACTTCCTTTGAGCCTGAGGCCCTGGGCAACCTGGTGGAAGGACATGACTTCCATCGGTTTTACTTTGAGAATG CACTGTCCAAAGGGAACAAGCCAGTGCACACCATCCTCTTGAACCCACATGTGCACCTAATTGGGGAAAATGCAGCATGTATTGCCTATATCCGACTGACCCAGTACATGGATACCAGTGGCATGCCCCGCACCATGCAGTCTGAGGAGACCCGTGTGTGGCACCGCCGCGACGGCAAGTGGCAGAACATCCACTTCCACCGTTCGGGCTCGCCCAGCATCCCCTCACA ttaa
- the camk2d2 gene encoding calcium/calmodulin-dependent protein kinase type II delta 2 chain isoform X12: MALTICTRFTDEYQLFEELGKGAFSVVRRCVKISSGQEFAAKIINTKKLSARDHQKLEREARICRLLKHTNIVRLHDSISEEGFHYLVFDLVTGGELFEDIVAREYYSEADASHCIQQILESVHHCHVNGIVHRDLKPENLLLASKLKGAAVKLADFGLAIEVQGDQQAWFGFAGTPGYLSPEVLRKDPYGKPVDMWACGVILYILLVGYPPFWDEDQHRLYQQIKAGAYDFPSPEWDTVTPEAKDLINKMLTINPSKRITAAEALKHPWICQRSTVASMMHRQETVECLKKFNARRKLKGAILTTLLVTRNFSAAKSLLNKKADGVKEPQTTVIHNPVDGNKESIESANTTIEDDDVKACTNNNKARKQEIIKVTEQLIESINNGDFESYAKICDPGLTSFEPEALGNLVEGHDFHRFYFENALSKGNKPVHTILLNPHVHLIGENAACIAYIRLTQYMDTSGMPRTMQSEETRVWHRRDGKWQNIHFHRSGSPSIPSH; this comes from the exons ggGCGCATTCTCTGTGGTCAGGAGGTGTGTGAAGATCTCCTCTGGACAGGAATTTGCTGCAAAAATCATCAACACTAAGAAGCTTTCTGCCAGAG atcATCAAAAGCTGGAACGAGAGGCGAGGATTTGTCGTTTACTGAAGCACACCAACATCG TACGACTTCATGACAGCATATCAGAAGAGGGTTTCCACTATCTGGTGTTTGATCT GGTGACAGGAGGAGAGCTGTTTGAGGACATTGTAGCCAGGGAGTACTACAGTGAGGCGGATGCCAG CCACTGCATACAGCAGATCCTCGAGAGTGTCCATCACTGCCATGTTAATGGGATCGTCCACAGGGATCTGAAG CCTGAGAACCTTCTATTGGCCAGTAAGCTGAAGGGGGCGGCGGTCAAGTTGGCTGACTTTGGGCTGGCTATCGAGGTGCAGGGGGACCAGCAGGCATGGTTTG GTTTTGCCGGCACCCCGGGCTACTTGTCTCCGGAGGTTTTGAGGAAAGACCCATATGGGAAGCCAGTGGACATGTGGGCCTGTg GTGTGATTTTATATATCCTGCTGGTGGGCTACCCTCCCTTCTGGGATGAGGACCAACACCGCCTGTACCAACAAATCAAGGCAGGGGCCTATGAT ttccCATCCCCAGAGTGGGACACTGTAACTCCTGAGGCCAAAGATCTGATCAACAAGATGCTAACAATCAACCCCAGTAAACGCATCACTGCCGCAGAGGCCCTAAAACATCCCTGGATCTGC CAACGGTCCACTGTAGCTTCCATGATGCACAGGCAGGAGACTGTGGAGTGCTTGAAGAAATTCAACGCTAGGAGAAAACTCAAG GGAGCCATATTGACCACTTTGCTGGTCACAAGAAACTTCTCAG CAGCCAAGAGTTTGCTCAACAAGAAGGCAGATGGTGTTAAG gaACCACAGACAACTGTGATCCACAACCCCGTGGATGGAAATAAG GAGTCCATTGAGAGTGCCAACACCACCATTGAGGATGATGATGTAAAAG CTTGCACCAATAACAATAAAG CTCGCAAACAGGAAATTATCAAAGTCACTGAGCAGTTGATTGAGTCTATCAACAATGGAGACTTTGAGTCCTATGC GAAGATTTGTGATCCTGGTCTTACTTCCTTTGAGCCTGAGGCCCTGGGCAACCTGGTGGAAGGACATGACTTCCATCGGTTTTACTTTGAGAATG CACTGTCCAAAGGGAACAAGCCAGTGCACACCATCCTCTTGAACCCACATGTGCACCTAATTGGGGAAAATGCAGCATGTATTGCCTATATCCGACTGACCCAGTACATGGATACCAGTGGCATGCCCCGCACCATGCAGTCTGAGGAGACCCGTGTGTGGCACCGCCGCGACGGCAAGTGGCAGAACATCCACTTCCACCGTTCGGGCTCGCCCAGCATCCCCTCACA ttaa
- the camk2d2 gene encoding calcium/calmodulin-dependent protein kinase type II delta 2 chain isoform X4 produces the protein MALTICTRFTDEYQLFEELGKGAFSVVRRCVKISSGQEFAAKIINTKKLSARDHQKLEREARICRLLKHTNIVRLHDSISEEGFHYLVFDLVTGGELFEDIVAREYYSEADASHCIQQILESVHHCHVNGIVHRDLKPENLLLASKLKGAAVKLADFGLAIEVQGDQQAWFGFAGTPGYLSPEVLRKDPYGKPVDMWACGVILYILLVGYPPFWDEDQHRLYQQIKAGAYDFPSPEWDTVTPEAKDLINKMLTINPSKRITAAEALKHPWICQRSTVASMMHRQETVECLKKFNARRKLKGAILTTLLVTRNFSAAKSLLNKKADGVKVNNKANTMTSPKDTGSAPALEPQTTVIHNPVDGNKESIESANTTIEDDDVKAVHLGSLVSGILSSKSRSSQMSDSRQTPTSSVQTRKQEIIKVTEQLIESINNGDFESYAKICDPGLTSFEPEALGNLVEGHDFHRFYFENALSKGNKPVHTILLNPHVHLIGENAACIAYIRLTQYMDTSGMPRTMQSEETRVWHRRDGKWQNIHFHRSGSPSIPSH, from the exons ggGCGCATTCTCTGTGGTCAGGAGGTGTGTGAAGATCTCCTCTGGACAGGAATTTGCTGCAAAAATCATCAACACTAAGAAGCTTTCTGCCAGAG atcATCAAAAGCTGGAACGAGAGGCGAGGATTTGTCGTTTACTGAAGCACACCAACATCG TACGACTTCATGACAGCATATCAGAAGAGGGTTTCCACTATCTGGTGTTTGATCT GGTGACAGGAGGAGAGCTGTTTGAGGACATTGTAGCCAGGGAGTACTACAGTGAGGCGGATGCCAG CCACTGCATACAGCAGATCCTCGAGAGTGTCCATCACTGCCATGTTAATGGGATCGTCCACAGGGATCTGAAG CCTGAGAACCTTCTATTGGCCAGTAAGCTGAAGGGGGCGGCGGTCAAGTTGGCTGACTTTGGGCTGGCTATCGAGGTGCAGGGGGACCAGCAGGCATGGTTTG GTTTTGCCGGCACCCCGGGCTACTTGTCTCCGGAGGTTTTGAGGAAAGACCCATATGGGAAGCCAGTGGACATGTGGGCCTGTg GTGTGATTTTATATATCCTGCTGGTGGGCTACCCTCCCTTCTGGGATGAGGACCAACACCGCCTGTACCAACAAATCAAGGCAGGGGCCTATGAT ttccCATCCCCAGAGTGGGACACTGTAACTCCTGAGGCCAAAGATCTGATCAACAAGATGCTAACAATCAACCCCAGTAAACGCATCACTGCCGCAGAGGCCCTAAAACATCCCTGGATCTGC CAACGGTCCACTGTAGCTTCCATGATGCACAGGCAGGAGACTGTGGAGTGCTTGAAGAAATTCAACGCTAGGAGAAAACTCAAG GGAGCCATATTGACCACTTTGCTGGTCACAAGAAACTTCTCAG CAGCCAAGAGTTTGCTCAACAAGAAGGCAGATGGTGTTAAG GTCAACAACAAAGCCAACACAATGACCAGTCCTAAAGACACTGGCTCTGCCCCTGCGCTG gaACCACAGACAACTGTGATCCACAACCCCGTGGATGGAAATAAG GAGTCCATTGAGAGTGCCAACACCACCATTGAGGATGATGATGTAAAAG CCGTTCATCTGGGCAGCTTAGTGAGTGGTATCTTGAGCTCTAAGAGCCGTTCCTCACAGATGTCTGACTCAAGACAAACTCCCACCTCCTCAGTTCAGA CTCGCAAACAGGAAATTATCAAAGTCACTGAGCAGTTGATTGAGTCTATCAACAATGGAGACTTTGAGTCCTATGC GAAGATTTGTGATCCTGGTCTTACTTCCTTTGAGCCTGAGGCCCTGGGCAACCTGGTGGAAGGACATGACTTCCATCGGTTTTACTTTGAGAATG CACTGTCCAAAGGGAACAAGCCAGTGCACACCATCCTCTTGAACCCACATGTGCACCTAATTGGGGAAAATGCAGCATGTATTGCCTATATCCGACTGACCCAGTACATGGATACCAGTGGCATGCCCCGCACCATGCAGTCTGAGGAGACCCGTGTGTGGCACCGCCGCGACGGCAAGTGGCAGAACATCCACTTCCACCGTTCGGGCTCGCCCAGCATCCCCTCACA ttaa
- the camk2d2 gene encoding calcium/calmodulin-dependent protein kinase type II delta 2 chain isoform X8 translates to MALTICTRFTDEYQLFEELGKGAFSVVRRCVKISSGQEFAAKIINTKKLSARDHQKLEREARICRLLKHTNIVRLHDSISEEGFHYLVFDLVTGGELFEDIVAREYYSEADASHCIQQILESVHHCHVNGIVHRDLKPENLLLASKLKGAAVKLADFGLAIEVQGDQQAWFGFAGTPGYLSPEVLRKDPYGKPVDMWACGVILYILLVGYPPFWDEDQHRLYQQIKAGAYDFPSPEWDTVTPEAKDLINKMLTINPSKRITAAEALKHPWICQRSTVASMMHRQETVECLKKFNARRKLKGAILTTLLVTRNFSAAKSLLNKKADGVKVNNKANTMTSPKDTGSAPALEPQTTVIHNPVDGNKESIESANTTIEDDDVKACTNNNKARKQEIIKVTEQLIESINNGDFESYAKICDPGLTSFEPEALGNLVEGHDFHRFYFENALSKGNKPVHTILLNPHVHLIGENAACIAYIRLTQYMDTSGMPRTMQSEETRVWHRRDGKWQNIHFHRSGSPSIPSH, encoded by the exons ggGCGCATTCTCTGTGGTCAGGAGGTGTGTGAAGATCTCCTCTGGACAGGAATTTGCTGCAAAAATCATCAACACTAAGAAGCTTTCTGCCAGAG atcATCAAAAGCTGGAACGAGAGGCGAGGATTTGTCGTTTACTGAAGCACACCAACATCG TACGACTTCATGACAGCATATCAGAAGAGGGTTTCCACTATCTGGTGTTTGATCT GGTGACAGGAGGAGAGCTGTTTGAGGACATTGTAGCCAGGGAGTACTACAGTGAGGCGGATGCCAG CCACTGCATACAGCAGATCCTCGAGAGTGTCCATCACTGCCATGTTAATGGGATCGTCCACAGGGATCTGAAG CCTGAGAACCTTCTATTGGCCAGTAAGCTGAAGGGGGCGGCGGTCAAGTTGGCTGACTTTGGGCTGGCTATCGAGGTGCAGGGGGACCAGCAGGCATGGTTTG GTTTTGCCGGCACCCCGGGCTACTTGTCTCCGGAGGTTTTGAGGAAAGACCCATATGGGAAGCCAGTGGACATGTGGGCCTGTg GTGTGATTTTATATATCCTGCTGGTGGGCTACCCTCCCTTCTGGGATGAGGACCAACACCGCCTGTACCAACAAATCAAGGCAGGGGCCTATGAT ttccCATCCCCAGAGTGGGACACTGTAACTCCTGAGGCCAAAGATCTGATCAACAAGATGCTAACAATCAACCCCAGTAAACGCATCACTGCCGCAGAGGCCCTAAAACATCCCTGGATCTGC CAACGGTCCACTGTAGCTTCCATGATGCACAGGCAGGAGACTGTGGAGTGCTTGAAGAAATTCAACGCTAGGAGAAAACTCAAG GGAGCCATATTGACCACTTTGCTGGTCACAAGAAACTTCTCAG CAGCCAAGAGTTTGCTCAACAAGAAGGCAGATGGTGTTAAG GTCAACAACAAAGCCAACACAATGACCAGTCCTAAAGACACTGGCTCTGCCCCTGCGCTG gaACCACAGACAACTGTGATCCACAACCCCGTGGATGGAAATAAG GAGTCCATTGAGAGTGCCAACACCACCATTGAGGATGATGATGTAAAAG CTTGCACCAATAACAATAAAG CTCGCAAACAGGAAATTATCAAAGTCACTGAGCAGTTGATTGAGTCTATCAACAATGGAGACTTTGAGTCCTATGC GAAGATTTGTGATCCTGGTCTTACTTCCTTTGAGCCTGAGGCCCTGGGCAACCTGGTGGAAGGACATGACTTCCATCGGTTTTACTTTGAGAATG CACTGTCCAAAGGGAACAAGCCAGTGCACACCATCCTCTTGAACCCACATGTGCACCTAATTGGGGAAAATGCAGCATGTATTGCCTATATCCGACTGACCCAGTACATGGATACCAGTGGCATGCCCCGCACCATGCAGTCTGAGGAGACCCGTGTGTGGCACCGCCGCGACGGCAAGTGGCAGAACATCCACTTCCACCGTTCGGGCTCGCCCAGCATCCCCTCACA ttaa
- the camk2d2 gene encoding calcium/calmodulin-dependent protein kinase type II delta 2 chain isoform X1 — MALTICTRFTDEYQLFEELGKGAFSVVRRCVKISSGQEFAAKIINTKKLSARDHQKLEREARICRLLKHTNIVRLHDSISEEGFHYLVFDLVTGGELFEDIVAREYYSEADASHCIQQILESVHHCHVNGIVHRDLKPENLLLASKLKGAAVKLADFGLAIEVQGDQQAWFGFAGTPGYLSPEVLRKDPYGKPVDMWACGVILYILLVGYPPFWDEDQHRLYQQIKAGAYDFPSPEWDTVTPEAKDLINKMLTINPSKRITAAEALKHPWICQRSTVASMMHRQETVECLKKFNARRKLKGAILTTLLVTRNFSAAKSLLNKKADGVKVNNKANTMTSPKDTGSAPALEPQTTVIHNPVDGNKESIESANTTIEDDDVKAVHLGSLVSGILSSKSRSSQMSDSRQTPTSSVQTCTNNNKARKQEIIKVTEQLIESINNGDFESYAKICDPGLTSFEPEALGNLVEGHDFHRFYFENALSKGNKPVHTILLNPHVHLIGENAACIAYIRLTQYMDTSGMPRTMQSEETRVWHRRDGKWQNIHFHRSGSPSIPSH; from the exons ggGCGCATTCTCTGTGGTCAGGAGGTGTGTGAAGATCTCCTCTGGACAGGAATTTGCTGCAAAAATCATCAACACTAAGAAGCTTTCTGCCAGAG atcATCAAAAGCTGGAACGAGAGGCGAGGATTTGTCGTTTACTGAAGCACACCAACATCG TACGACTTCATGACAGCATATCAGAAGAGGGTTTCCACTATCTGGTGTTTGATCT GGTGACAGGAGGAGAGCTGTTTGAGGACATTGTAGCCAGGGAGTACTACAGTGAGGCGGATGCCAG CCACTGCATACAGCAGATCCTCGAGAGTGTCCATCACTGCCATGTTAATGGGATCGTCCACAGGGATCTGAAG CCTGAGAACCTTCTATTGGCCAGTAAGCTGAAGGGGGCGGCGGTCAAGTTGGCTGACTTTGGGCTGGCTATCGAGGTGCAGGGGGACCAGCAGGCATGGTTTG GTTTTGCCGGCACCCCGGGCTACTTGTCTCCGGAGGTTTTGAGGAAAGACCCATATGGGAAGCCAGTGGACATGTGGGCCTGTg GTGTGATTTTATATATCCTGCTGGTGGGCTACCCTCCCTTCTGGGATGAGGACCAACACCGCCTGTACCAACAAATCAAGGCAGGGGCCTATGAT ttccCATCCCCAGAGTGGGACACTGTAACTCCTGAGGCCAAAGATCTGATCAACAAGATGCTAACAATCAACCCCAGTAAACGCATCACTGCCGCAGAGGCCCTAAAACATCCCTGGATCTGC CAACGGTCCACTGTAGCTTCCATGATGCACAGGCAGGAGACTGTGGAGTGCTTGAAGAAATTCAACGCTAGGAGAAAACTCAAG GGAGCCATATTGACCACTTTGCTGGTCACAAGAAACTTCTCAG CAGCCAAGAGTTTGCTCAACAAGAAGGCAGATGGTGTTAAG GTCAACAACAAAGCCAACACAATGACCAGTCCTAAAGACACTGGCTCTGCCCCTGCGCTG gaACCACAGACAACTGTGATCCACAACCCCGTGGATGGAAATAAG GAGTCCATTGAGAGTGCCAACACCACCATTGAGGATGATGATGTAAAAG CCGTTCATCTGGGCAGCTTAGTGAGTGGTATCTTGAGCTCTAAGAGCCGTTCCTCACAGATGTCTGACTCAAGACAAACTCCCACCTCCTCAGTTCAGA CTTGCACCAATAACAATAAAG CTCGCAAACAGGAAATTATCAAAGTCACTGAGCAGTTGATTGAGTCTATCAACAATGGAGACTTTGAGTCCTATGC GAAGATTTGTGATCCTGGTCTTACTTCCTTTGAGCCTGAGGCCCTGGGCAACCTGGTGGAAGGACATGACTTCCATCGGTTTTACTTTGAGAATG CACTGTCCAAAGGGAACAAGCCAGTGCACACCATCCTCTTGAACCCACATGTGCACCTAATTGGGGAAAATGCAGCATGTATTGCCTATATCCGACTGACCCAGTACATGGATACCAGTGGCATGCCCCGCACCATGCAGTCTGAGGAGACCCGTGTGTGGCACCGCCGCGACGGCAAGTGGCAGAACATCCACTTCCACCGTTCGGGCTCGCCCAGCATCCCCTCACA ttaa
- the camk2d2 gene encoding calcium/calmodulin-dependent protein kinase type II delta 2 chain isoform X10 → MALTICTRFTDEYQLFEELGKGAFSVVRRCVKISSGQEFAAKIINTKKLSARDHQKLEREARICRLLKHTNIVRLHDSISEEGFHYLVFDLVTGGELFEDIVAREYYSEADASHCIQQILESVHHCHVNGIVHRDLKPENLLLASKLKGAAVKLADFGLAIEVQGDQQAWFGFAGTPGYLSPEVLRKDPYGKPVDMWACGVILYILLVGYPPFWDEDQHRLYQQIKAGAYDFPSPEWDTVTPEAKDLINKMLTINPSKRITAAEALKHPWICQRSTVASMMHRQETVECLKKFNARRKLKGAILTTLLVTRNFSAAKSLLNKKADGVKVNNKANTMTSPKDTGSAPALEPQTTVIHNPVDGNKESIESANTTIEDDDVKARKQEIIKVTEQLIESINNGDFESYAKICDPGLTSFEPEALGNLVEGHDFHRFYFENALSKGNKPVHTILLNPHVHLIGENAACIAYIRLTQYMDTSGMPRTMQSEETRVWHRRDGKWQNIHFHRSGSPSIPSH, encoded by the exons ggGCGCATTCTCTGTGGTCAGGAGGTGTGTGAAGATCTCCTCTGGACAGGAATTTGCTGCAAAAATCATCAACACTAAGAAGCTTTCTGCCAGAG atcATCAAAAGCTGGAACGAGAGGCGAGGATTTGTCGTTTACTGAAGCACACCAACATCG TACGACTTCATGACAGCATATCAGAAGAGGGTTTCCACTATCTGGTGTTTGATCT GGTGACAGGAGGAGAGCTGTTTGAGGACATTGTAGCCAGGGAGTACTACAGTGAGGCGGATGCCAG CCACTGCATACAGCAGATCCTCGAGAGTGTCCATCACTGCCATGTTAATGGGATCGTCCACAGGGATCTGAAG CCTGAGAACCTTCTATTGGCCAGTAAGCTGAAGGGGGCGGCGGTCAAGTTGGCTGACTTTGGGCTGGCTATCGAGGTGCAGGGGGACCAGCAGGCATGGTTTG GTTTTGCCGGCACCCCGGGCTACTTGTCTCCGGAGGTTTTGAGGAAAGACCCATATGGGAAGCCAGTGGACATGTGGGCCTGTg GTGTGATTTTATATATCCTGCTGGTGGGCTACCCTCCCTTCTGGGATGAGGACCAACACCGCCTGTACCAACAAATCAAGGCAGGGGCCTATGAT ttccCATCCCCAGAGTGGGACACTGTAACTCCTGAGGCCAAAGATCTGATCAACAAGATGCTAACAATCAACCCCAGTAAACGCATCACTGCCGCAGAGGCCCTAAAACATCCCTGGATCTGC CAACGGTCCACTGTAGCTTCCATGATGCACAGGCAGGAGACTGTGGAGTGCTTGAAGAAATTCAACGCTAGGAGAAAACTCAAG GGAGCCATATTGACCACTTTGCTGGTCACAAGAAACTTCTCAG CAGCCAAGAGTTTGCTCAACAAGAAGGCAGATGGTGTTAAG GTCAACAACAAAGCCAACACAATGACCAGTCCTAAAGACACTGGCTCTGCCCCTGCGCTG gaACCACAGACAACTGTGATCCACAACCCCGTGGATGGAAATAAG GAGTCCATTGAGAGTGCCAACACCACCATTGAGGATGATGATGTAAAAG CTCGCAAACAGGAAATTATCAAAGTCACTGAGCAGTTGATTGAGTCTATCAACAATGGAGACTTTGAGTCCTATGC GAAGATTTGTGATCCTGGTCTTACTTCCTTTGAGCCTGAGGCCCTGGGCAACCTGGTGGAAGGACATGACTTCCATCGGTTTTACTTTGAGAATG CACTGTCCAAAGGGAACAAGCCAGTGCACACCATCCTCTTGAACCCACATGTGCACCTAATTGGGGAAAATGCAGCATGTATTGCCTATATCCGACTGACCCAGTACATGGATACCAGTGGCATGCCCCGCACCATGCAGTCTGAGGAGACCCGTGTGTGGCACCGCCGCGACGGCAAGTGGCAGAACATCCACTTCCACCGTTCGGGCTCGCCCAGCATCCCCTCACA ttaa